TAAGTGAATGACATTGGGTTTATAGTAAAAAAATGATTTCTTTATTTAACGCAAAGCACGGGGCAATGCGCCTTGATAACGATGTATTGGGCGTTGGAGCCAAAAAGCAGTTTATCCAGCTTCGAGCGCCGCCGAATGCCGATGACGATCATATCGATGTGGTTTTCCC
The genomic region above belongs to Desulfobacterales bacterium and contains:
- a CDS encoding universal stress protein; its protein translation is MDMIVIGIRRRSKLDKLLFGSNAQYIVIKAHCPVLCVK